In a single window of the Necator americanus strain Aroian chromosome X, whole genome shotgun sequence genome:
- a CDS encoding hypothetical protein (NECATOR_CHRX.G22075.T2), with protein MGQRLAPVLAVCFMSRIEQPVIERLPQMYCRYIDDCFIITSTQSEMNECFRILNERSQYIKVTREQPKDGWLPYLKAQIRLYNGIASVKWYRKESSKNILINAKSAHPNGMKKAIIRNMVKTATAMCTGDRERKESLKLATSIASSNGYSRLKSNTQSRPTNNIVRIPREGRIPLCIPFVSDSLTAAIHRTLLRAQLQDDVVLVNIPNDNIKRQLVRNRFYDRQCGSECCVVCPFGKAGDCTRIGVIYQIECLTCNAIYIGETGRMLNVRIKKHLAGKRRGSSITPLGRHKNDKHDGNEFEMKCTILAHEKEISARKALEAFWISVRNPSMNNKNECLSITNDLLPFVTLCEL; from the coding sequence ATGGGCCAAAGGCTTGCTCCAGTTCTTGCCGTTTGCTTTATGAGCAGAATAGAACAACCAGTGATAGAACGTCTTCCACAGATGTACTGCCGTTATATCGACGATTGCTTCATTATAACATCAACGCAATCCGAAATGAacgaatgctttagaattctgaatgagcgatcgcagtacataaaagtcactcgagaacaaccaaaagatGGTTGGCTGCCTTATTTGAAGGCTCAAATAAGACTATACAATGGCATTGCAAGTgtgaaatggtatcgcaaggaaagctcgaaaaacatactgataaaCGCAAAGTCAGCCCATCCTAatggcatgaaaaaggcaattatccgaaatatggtcaaaacagcaacagcaatgtgcacaggggatagagaacggaaggaatcactaaaactagccacaagcatagctagttcaaacggGTACTCGAGGttgaaatctaacacccaatCTCGACCTACGAACAACATagtgaggatcccacgtgaaggtagaattcctttgtgcatccccttcgtctctgactccttaactgctgctatacaccggactcttttgcgagcacagctgcaagatgatgttgtgttggtgaacatcccgaacgacaacatcaagcgacagttagttcgcaatagattctacgataggcaatgcgggtcagaatgttgcgttgtttgtccattcggtaaggcCGGTGATTGCACGAGAatcggagttatttaccaaatagaatgcctaacgtgcaacgccatttatattggagaaactggaaggatgctgaacgtgcgtatcaagaaacatttggctggtaaaaggcgagggagttcgatAACACCAttagggcgccacaaaaatgataagcatgatggaaacgagtttgaaatgaaatgtacgatattagcgcacgagaaagaaatatctgctaggaaggctttggaagcgttctggatttccgtcaggaatccgtccatgaataacaaaaatgagtgcttatcaattaccaatgacctcttaccgttcgtaacactctgtgagctataa
- a CDS encoding hypothetical protein (NECATOR_CHRX.G22075.T1), whose amino-acid sequence MESFDVTSLYTNIQNKQALHALSEMLDRHGSSLETFGLSNQRIMILINECLQCNIFKWSGKYFSQIRGPAMGQRLAPVLAVCFMSRIEQPVIERLPQMYCRYIDDCFIITSTQSEMNECFRILNERSQYIKVTREQPKDGWLPYLKAQIRLYNGIASVKWYRKESSKNILINAKSAHPNGMKKAIIRNMVKTATAMCTGDRERKESLKLATSIASSNGYSRLKSNTQSRPTNNIVRIPREGRIPLCIPFVSDSLTAAIHRTLLRAQLQDDVVLVNIPNDNIKRQLVRNRFYDRQCGSECCVVCPFGKAGDCTRIGVIYQIECLTCNAIYIGETGRMLNVRIKKHLAGKRRGSSITPLGRHKNDKHDGNEFEMKCTILAHEKEISARKALEAFWISVRNPSMNNKNECLSITNDLLPFVTLCEL is encoded by the coding sequence ATGGAGTCATTTGACGTGACGTCTTTGTACACAAACATTCAAAACAAACAGGCGTTACACGCGTTATCTGAAATGCTAGATAGACACGGCAGTAGTTTAGAAACCTTTGGTCTAAGCAATCAACGCATAATGATCCTGATCAACGAATGCCTCCagtgcaatatttttaaatggtcaggaaaatatttctctcaaataagaGGACCTGCTATGGGCCAAAGGCTTGCTCCAGTTCTTGCCGTTTGCTTTATGAGCAGAATAGAACAACCAGTGATAGAACGTCTTCCACAGATGTACTGCCGTTATATCGACGATTGCTTCATTATAACATCAACGCAATCCGAAATGAacgaatgctttagaattctgaatgagcgatcgcagtacataaaagtcactcgagaacaaccaaaagatGGTTGGCTGCCTTATTTGAAGGCTCAAATAAGACTATACAATGGCATTGCAAGTgtgaaatggtatcgcaaggaaagctcgaaaaacatactgataaaCGCAAAGTCAGCCCATCCTAatggcatgaaaaaggcaattatccgaaatatggtcaaaacagcaacagcaatgtgcacaggggatagagaacggaaggaatcactaaaactagccacaagcatagctagttcaaacggGTACTCGAGGttgaaatctaacacccaatCTCGACCTACGAACAACATagtgaggatcccacgtgaaggtagaattcctttgtgcatccccttcgtctctgactccttaactgctgctatacaccggactcttttgcgagcacagctgcaagatgatgttgtgttggtgaacatcccgaacgacaacatcaagcgacagttagttcgcaatagattctacgataggcaatgcgggtcagaatgttgcgttgtttgtccattcggtaaggcCGGTGATTGCACGAGAatcggagttatttaccaaatagaatgcctaacgtgcaacgccatttatattggagaaactggaaggatgctgaacgtgcgtatcaagaaacatttggctggtaaaaggcgagggagttcgatAACACCAttagggcgccacaaaaatgataagcatgatggaaacgagtttgaaatgaaatgtacgatattagcgcacgagaaagaaatatctgctaggaaggctttggaagcgttctggatttccgtcaggaatccgtccatgaataacaaaaatgagtgcttatcaattaccaatgacctcttaccgttcgtaacactctgtgagctataa
- a CDS encoding hypothetical protein (NECATOR_CHRX.G22074.T1), with the protein MKKAIIRNMVKTATAMCTGDRERKESLKLATSIASSNGYSRLKSNTQSRPTNNIVRIPREGRIPLCIPFVSDSLTAAIHRTLLRAQLQDDVVLVNIPNDNIKRQLVRNRFYDRQCGSECCVVCPFGKAGDCTRIGVIYQIECLTCNAIYIGETGRMLNVRIKKHLAGKRRGSSITPLGRHKNDKHDGNEFEMKCTILAHEKEISARKALEAFWISVRNPSMNNKNECLSITNDLLPFVTLCEL; encoded by the coding sequence atgaaaaaggcaattatccgaaatatggtcaaaacagcaacagcaatgtgcacaggggatagagaacggaaggaatcactaaaactagccacaagcatagctagttcaaacggGTACTCGAGGttgaaatctaacacccaatCTCGACCTACGAACAACATagtgaggatcccacgtgaaggtagaattcctttgtgcatccccttcgtctctgactccttaactgctgctatacaccggactcttttgcgagcacagctgcaagatgatgttgtgttggtgaacatcccgaacgacaacatcaagcgacagttagttcgcaatagattctacgataggcaatgcgggtcagaatgttgcgttgtttgtccattcggtaaggcCGGTGATTGCACGAGAatcggagttatttaccaaatagaatgcctaacgtgcaacgccatttatattggagaaactggaaggatgctgaacgtgcgtatcaagaaacatttggctggtaaaaggcgagggagttcgatAACACCAttagggcgccacaaaaatgataagcatgatggaaacgagtttgaaatgaaatgtacgatattagcgcacgagaaagaaatatctgctaggaaggctttggaagcgttctggatttccgtcaggaatccgtccatgaataacaaaaatgagtgcttatcaattaccaatgacctcttaccgttcgtaacactctgtgagctataa